From a region of the Campylobacter showae genome:
- a CDS encoding nicotinate phosphoribosyltransferase has protein sequence MTQFDARNVSMVMDFYELTMAEGYFKSGDQPRVAFDVFYRKVPSGGGFAIFAGLEQIIEYVENFRFEDSDVAYLRSLNLFSEDFLDYLRKFRFRGDIYAFAEGTIIYPQEPFITVVASPIDAQLIETAILSQINHQSLIATKARRIVKAADGRSVFDFGARRAHNFDAAVYGARAAYIGGVDGTATVLAAKAFSIPTTGTMAHSWVMYFGDEFEAFKRYALLYPGSASLLVDTYDVLHSGVPNAIKTAKEVLEPMGKRLKAVRLDSGDLAYLSKKTRAMLDAAGLQDCKIIVSNSLDEYTIASILTQGGRIDGFGVGERLITSKSDPVFGGVYKLVAVEKEGIFSPRIKVSEAVEKMTNPGLKKVWRIYKGGQAVADLITNADETPDLSKPYRYIDPDRPWKELYFEGCTARQLQNLVVKDGKRAAEPVNLSQIRDYVKKQLENEIWQEEQRFENPHKHYVDMSVGYYEMKMSLLRSTKK, from the coding sequence ATGACGCAGTTTGACGCAAGAAACGTCAGCATGGTGATGGATTTTTACGAACTTACGATGGCGGAGGGGTATTTTAAAAGCGGGGACCAGCCGCGAGTGGCGTTTGACGTTTTTTACCGCAAAGTGCCTAGCGGCGGCGGTTTTGCGATATTTGCGGGACTTGAGCAAATCATTGAGTACGTAGAAAATTTTCGCTTTGAGGATAGCGACGTAGCTTATCTGCGCTCGTTAAATTTATTTAGCGAGGATTTTTTGGATTACCTGCGTAAATTTCGCTTTAGAGGCGATATATACGCATTTGCCGAAGGCACGATCATCTATCCGCAAGAGCCGTTTATAACCGTCGTGGCCTCGCCTATCGACGCGCAGCTCATAGAAACCGCGATCCTATCGCAGATAAACCACCAAAGCCTCATCGCGACCAAAGCTAGGCGCATCGTAAAAGCCGCAGACGGCAGGAGCGTGTTTGACTTCGGCGCCAGACGCGCGCATAACTTCGACGCGGCCGTATACGGCGCTAGAGCGGCCTATATCGGCGGCGTGGACGGCACGGCGACGGTTTTGGCGGCTAAGGCTTTTAGTATACCGACGACCGGCACGATGGCGCACAGCTGGGTGATGTATTTTGGCGACGAATTTGAAGCCTTTAAGCGCTACGCCCTGCTCTATCCGGGCTCCGCTTCGCTGCTCGTAGATACCTACGACGTGCTGCATAGCGGCGTGCCAAATGCGATAAAAACGGCAAAAGAAGTGCTTGAACCCATGGGTAAGCGTCTAAAAGCCGTTAGGCTAGACTCGGGCGACCTAGCGTATCTATCTAAAAAAACCCGCGCGATGCTAGATGCGGCGGGGCTACAAGACTGCAAAATCATCGTCTCAAACAGCCTGGATGAATACACCATCGCCTCGATTTTAACCCAAGGCGGACGCATAGACGGCTTTGGCGTGGGCGAACGACTGATAACGTCAAAAAGCGATCCGGTTTTCGGCGGAGTCTATAAACTAGTCGCAGTCGAAAAAGAAGGCATTTTTAGCCCGCGTATAAAGGTCTCGGAGGCCGTAGAAAAGATGACTAACCCGGGTCTAAAAAAGGTCTGGCGCATATATAAAGGCGGTCAAGCCGTCGCCGATTTGATCACGAACGCGGACGAAACGCCCGACCTCTCAAAACCCTACCGCTACATAGATCCCGATAGGCCGTGGAAGGAGCTGTATTTTGAGGGTTGCACGGCGCGGCAGCTACAAAATCTAGTCGTAAAAGACGGCAAGCGCGCAGCCGAGCCGGTAAATTTATCGCAAATCAGAGACTACGTAAAAAAGCAGCTCGAAAATGAAATTTGGCAGGAAGAGCAGCGCTTTGAAAACCCGCACAAACACTACGTCGATATGAGCGTGGGGTACTACGAGATGAAGATGAGTCTTTTGCGCAGTACAAAAAAATAA
- the pepE gene encoding dipeptidase PepE, protein MKQALLLSSSSYKDTGYLKHCKNWIYDFLKECEVWDEQVLFIPYAGVRRTNDEYEQKVIDCLEYKNIASIHKFSDPKRAVAEAKAICIGGGNTFALLYYLYKFDLVEAIRQRVEAGVPYFGWSAGANVAGSTMMTTNDMPIIMPKSFDALNIFPHQINPHFISGKIAGHNGESREERLEEFLIVNQKSLIYALPEGTALRIKGENATVMGMDESCVLKMAYQKETELIKVGDSFKF, encoded by the coding sequence ATGAAGCAAGCCTTGCTTTTAAGCAGCTCAAGCTACAAGGATACGGGCTATCTTAAGCACTGTAAAAACTGGATATACGACTTTTTAAAAGAGTGCGAGGTTTGGGACGAGCAGGTGCTTTTCATCCCGTATGCAGGAGTTCGCCGCACAAACGACGAGTACGAGCAAAAGGTCATCGACTGCCTGGAATACAAAAATATCGCGTCCATCCATAAATTTAGCGATCCAAAACGCGCCGTAGCCGAGGCCAAAGCCATCTGCATCGGCGGCGGAAATACCTTTGCACTGCTTTACTATCTTTATAAATTTGATTTAGTCGAAGCTATCAGGCAAAGAGTGGAGGCCGGAGTGCCGTATTTTGGCTGGAGTGCGGGCGCAAACGTCGCGGGAAGCACGATGATGACGACAAACGACATGCCTATCATCATGCCAAAGAGCTTTGACGCGTTAAATATCTTCCCGCATCAGATAAATCCGCATTTTATCAGCGGCAAGATCGCCGGACATAACGGCGAAAGCAGGGAGGAGAGGCTGGAGGAGTTTTTGATAGTAAATCAAAAAAGCCTGATCTACGCGCTGCCTGAAGGCACGGCTCTAAGGATAAAAGGCGAAAATGCGACCGTGATGGGTATGGATGAAAGCTGCGTTTTAAAAATGGCGTATCAAAAAGAAACCGAGCTCATAAAGGTCGGAGATAGCTTTAAATTTTAG
- the dcuC gene encoding C4-dicarboxylate transporter DcuC gives MATAKLICAVIGLIAVVFLLVKKRETKTVLIGVGLVLCVICLNPLGALESFTKSMTSAGLIKAICASMGFAYVMKVTKCDQHLVLLLTKPMKNIGFLLIPTTFVLTYFINIAIPSAAGCSAAVGATMIPLLMASGVRPAMAGAAVFAGTFGGVLSPGSAHNIFVTDMVKKTNEAYTVQDVIGVQFPNAVAAGIVVLIVISLTAIIFKDYQKGQDFSPKSTSNAGEATQTKVNLLFALAPLIPLVILVVGGTGLNKISWLAWTKMGVAEAMILGAIIAVFITWTSPEKITKEFFNGMGSAYAEVMGIIIAAGVFVAGLKACGAIDAVTEWLKHSQEFVRYGGTFVPYLMGTVTGSGDAATMAFNQAITVHAADLGFAQDKLGMAAAISGALGRSSSPIAGAAIVCAGLAMVSPVEIAKRTAPAMAIAVCVIAFFML, from the coding sequence ATGGCTACTGCTAAGCTAATCTGTGCGGTCATAGGCTTGATCGCCGTCGTGTTTTTATTGGTCAAAAAAAGAGAGACCAAAACCGTGCTCATCGGCGTGGGACTCGTACTCTGCGTCATCTGCCTAAATCCGCTCGGAGCGCTTGAGAGCTTTACGAAGTCGATGACTTCGGCGGGGCTTATCAAGGCGATTTGCGCTAGCATGGGCTTTGCTTACGTTATGAAGGTTACTAAGTGCGACCAGCACCTAGTTTTGCTACTTACGAAGCCGATGAAAAATATCGGATTTTTGCTGATTCCGACTACATTCGTGCTGACTTATTTCATCAATATCGCGATACCGTCGGCTGCGGGCTGCTCGGCTGCGGTGGGAGCTACGATGATACCGCTTTTGATGGCCTCTGGCGTACGTCCTGCGATGGCGGGAGCGGCGGTGTTTGCCGGTACGTTTGGCGGCGTGCTAAGCCCGGGCTCTGCGCACAACATCTTCGTAACCGACATGGTTAAAAAGACAAACGAAGCCTACACCGTCCAAGACGTCATCGGCGTGCAGTTTCCAAACGCCGTAGCCGCCGGTATCGTCGTTTTGATCGTGATTAGCTTGACGGCGATTATCTTTAAAGATTATCAAAAAGGGCAGGATTTTTCGCCTAAATCTACAAGCAACGCCGGCGAAGCGACGCAGACGAAGGTAAATTTGCTATTTGCTCTAGCGCCTCTCATCCCGCTAGTTATCCTAGTCGTCGGCGGCACCGGCTTAAATAAAATCTCATGGCTAGCATGGACGAAGATGGGCGTGGCCGAGGCTATGATCCTTGGCGCTATCATCGCGGTTTTCATCACGTGGACGAGCCCGGAAAAGATCACCAAGGAGTTTTTTAACGGTATGGGTAGCGCCTACGCTGAGGTCATGGGTATCATCATCGCCGCCGGCGTTTTCGTCGCGGGTCTAAAGGCGTGCGGCGCGATCGATGCGGTCACCGAGTGGCTAAAGCACTCTCAGGAGTTCGTGCGCTACGGCGGTACTTTCGTGCCGTATCTCATGGGTACGGTCACCGGCTCTGGCGATGCCGCTACGATGGCGTTTAACCAAGCTATCACCGTTCATGCCGCAGATCTTGGCTTCGCGCAGGATAAGCTAGGTATGGCTGCTGCGATCTCTGGCGCGCTAGGCCGCTCGTCGTCTCCTATCGCGGGTGCAGCGATCGTGTGCGCGGGTCTAGCTATGGTTAGCCCGGTCGAGATAGCTAAGCGAACGGCTCCTGCGATGGCGATAGCCGTGTGTGTTATAGCGTTTTTTATGCTCTAA